Within the Maridesulfovibrio zosterae DSM 11974 genome, the region CCAAAACTCAGATCAATTTTTTGATTTGATTGAGCGGCAGAAGGGTGAATTTAAGATATTTGCTCCCAAGGGGCGGATTAATAACGCAACCATAAGGTTTCTTAAGAAGCGTCTCTACGATGCAGCTGATGAAACTGGCTGTAAGATTTTATTCAACCTCAGATTTGTTGATTCAATCGACAGCGTTGGTCTGGGCGTGCTTATTACGGCTCACAAGATGGCTACAGCGCGTGGTGGAATGGTTGTATTCACCGATATGAGTGAGAGAATATTCAAGACCATGAAGATGCTGTATATGGATCGTTTTCTAAAAATGAGTCCTGATATGAAGGGTGCAGTAGAAATGATGCGCTGAGATATTTTTTAGAATTAATCAGTAACCCCGGACTGAGTTTATTCAGCCCGGGGTTTTCTTATTTAAATAAGTTATACTTCATTTTGCTTATGAGGAATACCAAGTAATTCACGTTTTGCTCTGCCTCGTTCATACGACCATTTTTGAAATGAATCCATGTAGGTGTACACGACAGGGGTTAAATAGAGTGTAACTACCTGAGAAAGGATTAGTCCCCCAACAATAGCCAGCCCCATAGGCTGCCTTGCCTGAGCTCCTGCTCCGAGCCCTAAGGCAATAGGCATAGCTCCGGCAATAGCTGCAATTGTGGTCATCATAATCGGTCTGAATCTTTCCAGTGAACCTTTAATGGCTGCCTCTTCAGGAGACAGCTTTTCTTTTTCTTCAGCTTCCAGTGCAAAGTCGACAACCATAATTGCGTTTTTCTTTACAATTCCTATAAGCATAATGACCCCTACTATACCAAACAGGTCGAGGTCCTTTCCAAATAAGGTCAAAGTCAGCAAGCCTCCAATAGCTGCTGAAGGCAGACCTGAGATAATCGTAATGGGATGAATGGCACTTTCATAAAGAATTCCTAGAATCATGTAGATGACAAATACTGCAATTCCTAAAAGGAAAAACACACTGGACATGGATTTTTGAAATTCATCAGCTGTTCCTTCAAAGTCAGAGACAACGGTCGCTGGAAGTTTTTCGAGTGACAGCTTATTGATTGCCGATGTTGCATCACTTAGCGAATATCCTGGAGCGATATTAAATGAATATGTTACCGACGGCAGCATGCCTGTATGGTTAACCTGCATGGGACCGGGCTTTTCCTCAAAGCTGGCAATTGTATCCAGTCGGATTAGATCTCCATTTTTATTGGCGACGTACAATTTCATCAAATCTCTAGGGTCACGTTTATTAAATGGCAGAACTTCAAGAATTACCCAGTACTGATCGGTGTCTCCATAAATAGTAGAAACCTTTCGTTCAGAGTAGGCAGAGTTGAGTGTGTTTTCAATATCATGGGCTGTGACGTTATAGTATGAAGCTTTGTCTCGATCAATTTTTACCCACAGTTCTGGGCTGCTGTCCAGCAGATCGGAAGTAAGTCCGGTTAGAAACGGTATTTTACGTAATTCCATTTCAAATTTAGGTGCCAGTGTAAACAGCTCGTTTTGGTCCGGTGCCTGAATCGTGTACTGATAAAGGTTTTTAGATGTTTTGGCAGTTAGCCTGATCATTGGAGGATTTTGAATCCAGCACATAATACCAGGATCATTGTTAAGCTTATACATCAGTGAGCGGGCAACTTCATCTGCCGTCATATCTCGTTTTCCGGGAGGAACAAGCATGGGGAAAATATATCCCTGATTGAGGATGGGGACTCCTGCTACGGTAATAACGTTTTCAATGTTCTTATCCGCCAAAAGTATCGGTTCAAGTTTTTTGATATGCTCTTTCATACTCTTATATGAAATTCCTTGTTTAGCCTGAGCAAAACCCTGACAATAACTCATGTCATCTGTAGGCAGGAATCCTTTAGGAATAGCAATGAAAAAGTGAATTGTGGCCAGAAGTATCAGTCCTGCGGCCAGCATGGTCATTCTGCGATGACGCATAACAAAATGTAGTGACCGGTCATACATGCGCAACAGGAAGTCAAAGACAACATCTGATTCAGACAGTTTGCTACCTGGTTTTAGAATACGGCTGGCCAGCATCGGAGTCATGGTCAGGGAAATGATTCCTGAGGCAAGAATTGCCACTGTAATGGTCATGGCAAATTCATGAAGTATACGTCCGATGATTCCGCTCATATACATGAGCGGAATGAATACCACCGCCAGTGACAGGGTCATTGAAATAATGGTGAAGGTTATCTGTTTTGCTCCGTCCAGAGCTGCCTGATAAGGTTTTTTTCCCATCTCCAGATGTCGTACAATATTTTCGATCATTACTACTGCATCATCAACTACAAATCCCACCGAGAGCGTCAAAGCCAGTAGGGAAAGAGTATCAAGTGAATAGCCAAAAACATACATGATCGCAAAAGTGAAAATGATAGATACGGGAACTGCAACTGATGCAATAAGTGTTGCGGAAATATTTTTGAGGAAAAAGAAGATCACACAGATAACAAAGAAAATAGCCAGTAGCAGAGTAACCTGTACATCATCAACTGCATCTTTAATCGGTTCTGACCGGTCGTAGAGCACTTTCATGTTAATTCCGGCTGGAATCTGCTGCCTGATTGTAGGCAACATATTAATAATGGTATTGCATACATCAATAGTATTGGATCCGGGCTGTTTTTGTATGGCTATGATAATAGCCCTTTTTCCGTTTACCCATGATCCTGATTTATCTGATTTGATGGAGTTGATTACTTTACCAACTTCAGAAAGCCGTACAGTCCTGCCTTCACTTGATTCGAAGATCATAGGCATGAATTCATCAGCGTTTTTAAGCTGCCCGGTTGATTCAATTGTTACGGACTGAAGTTTATTATCAAGTGTTCCGACTGGTTCTTTGACGTTCTGCGCAGCTATAGCCTGACGTACATGGTCAAGATTAATGTTGCGTGCAGCAAGTTTTTCAGGGTTTACCCGCACACGTACAGCCAATTTTGATTCACCATATATGAGAACTTTTGATACACCGTTGACCATTGAGATTGAGTCGGTCAGAAAAGTAGTGGTATACTCATTGACCTTATACAACGGCATCGAATCTGACCAGATAGCCATATATAGGACAGGATCATCAGCAGGATTAACTTTTTCATAATATGGGGGCTGAGGAAGGTCGGACGGCAGGTTTCCGCTGGCACGTGAAATAGCTGCCTGTGTATCTGAGGCTGCACCGTCAATGTTGCGGTCCAGATCGAATTGCAGAGTAATCTGTGTTTGTCCCAAAGAGTTGATGGAGCTCATAGACCGAAGACCGGGAGTGGAAGTAAACTCTTTTTCTAAAGGGGTGGCTACAGATGAGGCCATGGTTGATGGACTTGCTCCGGGTAGAGAGGCCGTAACTTGTAAAGTCGGAAATTCGACAGCCGGGAGATAACTGACCGGAAGATTCAGATACCCAACAATTCCGAAGAAAACCATCGCAATGACAACCAGTGAGGTCATGACCGGGCGTTTGATAAATACTTCGGTGATATTCATACTATTCACCTTTTCCGTCTTGTGATGTATCAGCCGCCGGATGTGAATCTTTTACTACAACTGTTGCACCTGGAAAGAGTCTGAGTTGCCCGTCAGTTACAATTGTCTCTTTATTTTTAAGACCGTTGGTTATGATATCTACTTTACCGGATCTTCGATCAACAGTTACAGGGCGCATTTCAACTGTTTTGTTCTGGTTCATTACCCACACAAATTTACCGTCAGGTCCTGTACATGTTGCCTGCATGGGGACTTGGATAACGTCTTCCTCGAAAAGTTTGAGACTTATATTCACGTAATTTCCAGGCCAGAGTATGCGATCTTTATTTTCGAATGTTCCCTGCATCCAGATTGTGCCGGTATTTGTATCTACATTGTTATCAATAAAAGTCAGTTTTCCTGTTTCCTGTTTTGCACTTCCTTCAGTTGTAGCTAAAACCTCTAAAGTAGAGTTCGCTGAATATTTTTGAACTTCAGGCAAATATCTTTGGGGCAGATAAAAGTTTACGGCGATTGGTGAAATCGTGTTGATGACAACGAGTTCATCTTTATTTTCTTCAATAAGGTTTCCTGTAGTGGGATTTATATAACCTGCAAGACCGTCAATTGGTGAACGTATGAAGCAGTATGTAAGATCGTTATGAGCATTATTCAACTTGGCCTGAGTAACAGCAATAGAATCACTGGCCGTTTTCATATCAAGTCTTTTCTGTTCATAGTTTTCTTCACTTACTACTTTGCGCCTAACAAGGTCGCGGTAGCGGTTGTAATCTCTTTTAGCCTGTTCATATTTTGTTGTATCGGAGGCCAGCTCGGCCTTTAGCTGTCGTATACTTGCTTCGTAAGGAGACGGGTCCATTGTGAAAAGTTGTTGCCCTTTGGAAACATATTCTCCATTAGATATAAATATTTTACTTAGATAGCCTGTAACGCGTGAGCGCACAGTGATAGAATCTACAGCTTTTACTGTGCCGATTGCTTGTAGATAATATGGTGTGTTTTTCAATTTAGTTTTAGCAATTGTTACTGGAGCAGGAGGTATTTTTCTGGAGAGTTTATCCTTGTCGTTACAGCCCTGCAGAAAAAGGAATGAGGTAGAGAAGATGAGAAAGTATACGAAAATTTTTTGTACACGGGACATTTTTATCAGCTTGTGTGCAATCATTGGAAGTATCTCCTTCGCTGAAAATATTTTTGAAAGCATAACTTAAATAATGATTATTTTGAAGTAAGTTTTATGAATTGGGTTTAATAGAGACGTGTATGTATTTATTTATTTAATAACTTGCAATTGAGTAGTAATGAAGGCAAGAAGATGATGCATTTTGTTACAATGTATACGTTAAAGTTATATTCTGAATTTAAAAGTCCAAACACAAATAATATATATGCAAGCAACAAATAAAGTTAAAATCAACTATGTTGACGGCGTGCGCTTTAAAAGAGGCGTGGTTGCAGCTGCAAGCAGGCTTATTGCCAATTCTCCGCATCTGGATGCCATAAATGTCTTTCCTGTTCCTGACGGTGATACTGGAGCCAATATGGCCGGTACTATGAAAAATATCGTTAAGACTACAGGGGATACGCTGGAAAAATCTATTGAGAAAATGACTGCACTCATCGCCGAATCTGCTTTGGATGGAGCTAAGGGGAACTCTGGTGCGATATTAGC harbors:
- a CDS encoding efflux RND transporter periplasmic adaptor subunit gives rise to the protein MIAHKLIKMSRVQKIFVYFLIFSTSFLFLQGCNDKDKLSRKIPPAPVTIAKTKLKNTPYYLQAIGTVKAVDSITVRSRVTGYLSKIFISNGEYVSKGQQLFTMDPSPYEASIRQLKAELASDTTKYEQAKRDYNRYRDLVRRKVVSEENYEQKRLDMKTASDSIAVTQAKLNNAHNDLTYCFIRSPIDGLAGYINPTTGNLIEENKDELVVINTISPIAVNFYLPQRYLPEVQKYSANSTLEVLATTEGSAKQETGKLTFIDNNVDTNTGTIWMQGTFENKDRILWPGNYVNISLKLFEEDVIQVPMQATCTGPDGKFVWVMNQNKTVEMRPVTVDRRSGKVDIITNGLKNKETIVTDGQLRLFPGATVVVKDSHPAADTSQDGKGE
- a CDS encoding efflux RND transporter permease subunit, translating into MNITEVFIKRPVMTSLVVIAMVFFGIVGYLNLPVSYLPAVEFPTLQVTASLPGASPSTMASSVATPLEKEFTSTPGLRSMSSINSLGQTQITLQFDLDRNIDGAASDTQAAISRASGNLPSDLPQPPYYEKVNPADDPVLYMAIWSDSMPLYKVNEYTTTFLTDSISMVNGVSKVLIYGESKLAVRVRVNPEKLAARNINLDHVRQAIAAQNVKEPVGTLDNKLQSVTIESTGQLKNADEFMPMIFESSEGRTVRLSEVGKVINSIKSDKSGSWVNGKRAIIIAIQKQPGSNTIDVCNTIINMLPTIRQQIPAGINMKVLYDRSEPIKDAVDDVQVTLLLAIFFVICVIFFFLKNISATLIASVAVPVSIIFTFAIMYVFGYSLDTLSLLALTLSVGFVVDDAVVMIENIVRHLEMGKKPYQAALDGAKQITFTIISMTLSLAVVFIPLMYMSGIIGRILHEFAMTITVAILASGIISLTMTPMLASRILKPGSKLSESDVVFDFLLRMYDRSLHFVMRHRRMTMLAAGLILLATIHFFIAIPKGFLPTDDMSYCQGFAQAKQGISYKSMKEHIKKLEPILLADKNIENVITVAGVPILNQGYIFPMLVPPGKRDMTADEVARSLMYKLNNDPGIMCWIQNPPMIRLTAKTSKNLYQYTIQAPDQNELFTLAPKFEMELRKIPFLTGLTSDLLDSSPELWVKIDRDKASYYNVTAHDIENTLNSAYSERKVSTIYGDTDQYWVILEVLPFNKRDPRDLMKLYVANKNGDLIRLDTIASFEEKPGPMQVNHTGMLPSVTYSFNIAPGYSLSDATSAINKLSLEKLPATVVSDFEGTADEFQKSMSSVFFLLGIAVFVIYMILGILYESAIHPITIISGLPSAAIGGLLTLTLFGKDLDLFGIVGVIMLIGIVKKNAIMVVDFALEAEEKEKLSPEEAAIKGSLERFRPIMMTTIAAIAGAMPIALGLGAGAQARQPMGLAIVGGLILSQVVTLYLTPVVYTYMDSFQKWSYERGRAKRELLGIPHKQNEV
- a CDS encoding STAS domain-containing protein, which produces MIERQKGEFKIFAPKGRINNATIRFLKKRLYDAADETGCKILFNLRFVDSIDSVGLGVLITAHKMATARGGMVVFTDMSERIFKTMKMLYMDRFLKMSPDMKGAVEMMR